From the Colletotrichum lupini chromosome 10, complete sequence genome, one window contains:
- a CDS encoding NPP1 domain-containing protein, producing the protein MLMSIFICVGFLSHAILTSVLPRGGDDYGGHPTINHDAVIALPQMTSSGFAGHLESQFNPLLFVSGGCDPYPAINAGGNLGTGLRPTGGGRSGCDAGGKGQVYIRRGISNGNRGIMYSYYVPKVRWGKKDEEGHRHYWASVVVWIGKSNCDGAAMKDLRAVGISFTTDHEVWGSVRVDQASTPRMQIHDNAISPFIGGDNDRLFQRIPVSWDSLDKVVQRALSDVKYEKTQVPFTNVAFQASLDSAYRAFFSDVSPGDSGCTEGVAPSDVTY; encoded by the exons ATGTTGATGAGTATATTTATTTGCGTCGGATTCCTCTCTCACGCCATTCTTACATCCGTATTACCGCGCGGCGGGGATGATTATGGCGGTCATCCCACAATCAACCATGATGCAGTTATCGCGCTCCCTCAGATGACCTCCTCTGGGTTTGCAGGACATCTTGAGTCTCAATTCAACCCCCTACTGTTTGTTTCGGGAGGCTGCGATCCTTATCCAGCTATCAATGCAGGTGGAAATCTTGG TACTGGATTACGACCTACCGGAGGAGGCAGGAGTGGCTGCGATGCTGGCGGCAAAGGCCAGGTTTATATTCGACGAGGCATCAGCAATGGCAATCGAGGCATAATGTACAGCTACTACGTCCCTAAAGTCCGCTGGGGTAAAAAAGACGAAGAGGGCCACCGTCATTACTGGGCGAGTGTTGTCGTCTGGATTGGCAAATCGAATTGCGATGGCGCTGCTATGAAGGACCTGCGCGCTGTTGGTATATCGTTTACAACCGACCACGAGGTGTGGGGTTCTGTCAGAGTCGACCAAGCATCAACCCCACGTATGCAAATACACGACAACGCCATTTCTCCCTTCATTGGCGGAGACAATGATCGACTTTTCCAGCGTATTCCCGTGAGCTGGGATTCGCTTGATAAAGTAGTTCAGCGGGCATTGTCTGATGTTAAGTACGAGAAGACGCAGGTACCGTTTACCAACGTTGCCTTCCAGGCTTCCCTAGATAGTGCTTATCGAGCTTTCTTTTCGGATGTGTCACCAGGGGACTCGGGTTGTACGGAAGGTGTCGCGCCGTCTGACGTCACGTATTAG